In Nicotiana tabacum cultivar K326 chromosome 11, ASM71507v2, whole genome shotgun sequence, a single window of DNA contains:
- the LOC107804498 gene encoding aspartic proteinase PCS1 has product MDSVNLLLLLLMFCTFMQSIPCLSIKQLQQSIILPLRAMKISSYSIPKPPNKVAFHHNVSLTVSLSVGSPPQQVTMVLDTGSELSWLHCKKTPSTPSTFNPLISSSYSAIPCLSTICRTKTRDFTLPVSCDPNKLCHATLSYADASSVEGNLAAETFHIDNSNLPGMVFGCMDAGSSSSPDEDSKTTGLIGMNRGALSFASQMGYPKFSYCISGRDSNGVLLFGEANLPWLRPRKYTPLVQMSTPLPYFDRVAYTVQLEGIKVAGTVLNLPKSVFVPDHTGAGQTMVDSGTQFTFLLGPAYTALKNEYMKQTKGILRNLNDPNFVFQGTMDLCYLVESTRTNLPPLPAVTLMFRGVEMSVTGEKLLHKLVGVTRGSNQVYCFTFGNSDLLGIEASIIGHHHQQNFWMEFDLANSRVGLAEVSCELASKKLGLGL; this is encoded by the coding sequence ATGGACTCTGTAAATCTTCTACTTCTTCTCCTTATGTTCTGTACTTTCATGCAATCAATTCCTTGTTTGTCTATAAAGCAATTACAGCAGTCAATTATTCTTCCCCTCAGAGCCATGAAAATATCATCCTACTCCATCCCTAAACCACCTAATAAAGTTGCTTTCCACCATAATGTTTCCCTTACAGTCTCTCTATCTGTTGGATCGCCTCCACAACAAGTTACCATGGTCCTCGATACAGGGAGTGAACTTTCTTGGCTTCATTGCAAGAAGACTCCAAGCACACCCTCCACGTTCAACCCCCTAATTTCTTCTTCCTACTCTGCCATCCCATGTTTGTCCACCATATGCAGGACAAAAACCCGGGATTTCACGCTACCCGTTTCTTGCGACCCGAATAAGCTCTGCCATGCTACGCTATCCTATGCCGATGCTTCTTCGGTTGAAGGTAATCTTGCTGCGGAGACTTTCCATATCGACAATTCGAATTTACCCGGGATGGTGTTCGGGTGCATGGATGCGGGTTCAAGTTCAAGCCCGGATGAAGACTCCAAGACTACCGGGTTGATAGGAATGAACCGTGGAGCTTTATCTTTTGCTTCCCAAATGGGTTATCCGAAATTCTCTTACTGTATTTCGGGTCGTGACTCTAACGGCGTTCTCCTATTTGGAGAAGCAAATTTGCCATGGCTCAGACCCCGGAAATACACTCCGTTGGTTCAAATGTCAACTCCGTTACCCTATTTTGACCGGGTGGCTTATACAGTCCAGTTGGAAGGAATCAAAGTTGCGGGTACGGTTTTAAACTTACCCAAATCCGTTTTCGTACCGGATCATACCGGAGCGGGTCAAACCATGGTTGACTCAGGTACCCAATTCACTTTCCTACTTGGCCCGGCTTACACAGCATTGAAAAATGAGTACATGAAGCAAACCAAAGGCATCTTAAGAAACTTGAACGACCCAAATTTCGTGTTCCAAGGGACAATGGACTTGTGTTACCTAGTGGAGTCGACTCGTACGAATTTACCCCCATTGCCAGCAGTAACTTTGATGTTTCGAGGTGTGGAAATGAGTGTCACTGGGGAAAAACTACTCCATAAATTAGTAGGGGTAACAAGAGGTAGCAATCAAGTTTACTGTTTTACCTTTGGAAATTCGGACTTACTAGGGATAGAGGCCTCTATCATTGGACATCATCACCAGCAAAATTTCTGGATGGAATTTGACTTGGCAAACTCTAGAGTTGGATTAGCTGAAGTTAGTTGCGAATTGGCAAGTAAAAAATTAGGACTAGGCCTTTAA